A region from the Gymnogyps californianus isolate 813 chromosome 14, ASM1813914v2, whole genome shotgun sequence genome encodes:
- the ECSCR gene encoding endothelial cell-specific chemotaxis regulator isoform X1, whose product MLAPSVHPLLWLFGCVLFQGTTTSTDPSVHAVTGQSQSTTHSPEVKNHTSEPSVKSTPPTDLYLTSVGQTTTAKSSSIATTPLALTARDEKSSGSRSTAASPPQGQEPKRSESTTSSATQGTSKPVTPTPKSSGYLPVPTPTDDKSPLTVAAFGVISFIVILIVVVIILVSVVSLRFKCNRSKDSEDKQKPGTSMVSESCSTGTSQKDNSITLISMKNINMNNSMSYPPSEKVL is encoded by the exons gtaCTACAACCTCCACAGACCCTTCTGTCCACGCTGTAACAG GTCAATCCCAATCAACAACCCACAGCCCTGAAGTAAAGAACCATACCTCAG AGCCTTCAGTAAAATCAACACCACCAACCGACTTGTATCTCACCTCTGTGGGTCAAACTACTACAGCCAAATCCTCTTCCATCGCTACAACACCGCTAGCATTGACTGCACGAG ATGAAAAGTCTAGTGGAAGCAGAAGCACAGCAGCTTCACCACCTCAAG GTCAAGAGCCCAAGAGAAGTGAGAGTACCACATCATCAGCAACTCAAg GCACCTCAAAGCCAGTCACCCCAACACCAAAGTCCTCTGGCTACTTGCCTGTGCCCACTCCGACAGATGATAAATCACCACTGACGGTGGCAGCTTTTG gTGTCATCAGCTTCATAGTTATCCTGATAGTGGTTGTGATCATTCTGGTCAGCGTGGTCAGCCTGAGGTTCAAGTGTAACCGCTCAAAGGACTCAGAAG ACAAACAGAAACCAGGGACCTCCATGGTATCAGAGAG CTGCTCGACAGGCACAAGCCAGAAGGATAACAGCATCACTCTGATCTCCATGAAGAACATCAACATGAACAACAGCATGAGTTACCCACCGTCAGAAAAG GTGCTATGA
- the ECSCR gene encoding endothelial cell-specific chemotaxis regulator isoform X2, protein MLAPSVHPLLWLFGCVLFQGTTTSTDPSVHAVTGQSQSTTHSPEVKNHTSEPSVKSTPPTDLYLTSVGQTTTAKSSSIATTPLALTARDEKSSGSRSTAASPPQGQEPKRSESTTSSATQGTSKPVTPTPKSSGYLPVPTPTDDKSPLTVAAFDKQKPGTSMVSESCSTGTSQKDNSITLISMKNINMNNSMSYPPSEKVL, encoded by the exons gtaCTACAACCTCCACAGACCCTTCTGTCCACGCTGTAACAG GTCAATCCCAATCAACAACCCACAGCCCTGAAGTAAAGAACCATACCTCAG AGCCTTCAGTAAAATCAACACCACCAACCGACTTGTATCTCACCTCTGTGGGTCAAACTACTACAGCCAAATCCTCTTCCATCGCTACAACACCGCTAGCATTGACTGCACGAG ATGAAAAGTCTAGTGGAAGCAGAAGCACAGCAGCTTCACCACCTCAAG GTCAAGAGCCCAAGAGAAGTGAGAGTACCACATCATCAGCAACTCAAg GCACCTCAAAGCCAGTCACCCCAACACCAAAGTCCTCTGGCTACTTGCCTGTGCCCACTCCGACAGATGATAAATCACCACTGACGGTGGCAGCTTTTG ACAAACAGAAACCAGGGACCTCCATGGTATCAGAGAG CTGCTCGACAGGCACAAGCCAGAAGGATAACAGCATCACTCTGATCTCCATGAAGAACATCAACATGAACAACAGCATGAGTTACCCACCGTCAGAAAAG GTGCTATGA